Proteins found in one Luteimonas chenhongjianii genomic segment:
- a CDS encoding PQQ-dependent sugar dehydrogenase: MTYPRPLVLTTLAASLLWLSGCNGNAANGASAATDSAQAQEATDPATPAAGDAIEGVPFASTAVATFNEPWAMDFLPDGSLLVTEKSGVLKHVRLPGGETREITGVPAVGYGGQGGLGDIAAHPQFAENGIVYLSFAEDGDGGRGAAVARARLDADAGALQDVSVIWRQVPKVSGNGHYGHRIAFDGDGKLWISSGERQKFDPAQSMQSNLGKMIRLNDDGSVPEDNPFADQGEVAAQVWSLGHRNPLGIAFDAQGRLWNSEMGPAGGDELNLVKRGANYGYPTVSNGNHYDGRPMPDHDTRPEFEAPAITWTPVISPSSLMFYTGTLFPQWTGNAFIGGLSGQTLVRVEIDGETAREAERFAMGARIRGVEQGPDGALWVIEDGQDGRLIRLTPREG, encoded by the coding sequence ATGACATACCCGCGCCCCCTCGTCCTGACGACGCTCGCCGCGTCCCTGCTGTGGCTTTCCGGCTGCAACGGCAATGCAGCCAATGGCGCGTCGGCCGCAACGGACTCCGCGCAGGCCCAGGAAGCCACCGATCCCGCTACCCCCGCCGCCGGCGATGCCATCGAGGGCGTCCCCTTCGCGAGCACGGCAGTGGCCACCTTCAACGAACCGTGGGCGATGGATTTCCTGCCCGACGGCAGCCTGCTGGTCACCGAGAAAAGTGGTGTGCTCAAGCACGTGCGCCTGCCCGGCGGCGAGACGCGCGAGATCACGGGCGTGCCGGCGGTCGGTTACGGCGGACAGGGTGGTCTGGGCGACATCGCGGCGCATCCGCAGTTCGCCGAGAACGGCATCGTCTATCTGAGCTTTGCCGAAGACGGAGACGGGGGTCGCGGCGCCGCGGTCGCACGCGCGCGGCTCGATGCCGATGCGGGCGCGCTGCAGGACGTGTCGGTGATCTGGCGCCAGGTGCCCAAGGTCAGCGGGAACGGCCACTACGGCCATCGCATCGCGTTCGATGGCGACGGCAAGCTGTGGATCTCCTCGGGCGAGCGGCAGAAGTTCGATCCGGCGCAAAGCATGCAGTCCAACCTGGGCAAGATGATCCGCCTCAACGACGACGGCAGCGTGCCGGAAGACAACCCGTTCGCAGACCAGGGCGAGGTCGCCGCGCAGGTCTGGTCGCTCGGTCACCGCAATCCGCTCGGTATCGCATTCGATGCGCAGGGCCGGCTGTGGAACAGCGAAATGGGCCCGGCCGGCGGCGACGAGCTGAACCTCGTCAAGCGCGGTGCGAACTATGGCTACCCCACGGTTTCCAACGGCAACCACTACGACGGGCGGCCGATGCCCGACCACGACACGCGGCCCGAGTTCGAGGCGCCGGCGATCACATGGACGCCGGTGATCTCGCCGTCGAGCCTGATGTTCTACACCGGCACGCTGTTCCCGCAATGGACCGGAAACGCCTTCATCGGCGGGCTCTCCGGCCAGACCCTGGTGCGCGTCGAGATCGATGGCGAGACCGCACGCGAGGCCGAACGCTTCGCGATGGGCGCGCGCATCCGTGGCGTCGAACAGGGTCCCGATGGCGCGCTGTGGGTGATCGAGGATGGCCAGGATGGCCGTCTGATCCGGCTGACGCCGCGCGAGGGCTGA